Proteins from a single region of Streptomyces sp. TN58:
- a CDS encoding M4 family metallopeptidase — translation MRSTPQRRATAAGALVAAAALLAVGIQTGTATADATASQAPKAAQSNPGAANRVLSASERATLLAEANSTTAQAAKALGLGSGEKLIVRDVVQDADGTTHTTYERTYDGLPVLGGDLTVHAKNGVTKSVTKATHHEIKVATTEASVTPAAAESQAVSAANAEGSKEAKASKNARKVIWAAEGAPRLAFETVVGGLQHDGTPNELHVVTDAKTGAKITEWQAVETGTGNTMYSGQVTLGTTQSGSSWNLTDAARGNHKTYNLNRGSSGTGTLFSGPDDVWGNGLPSNMETAGGDAHYGAAVTWDYFKNVHGRNGLRNDGVAPYSRVHYGNNYVNAFWQDSCFCMTYGDGEGNSKPLTSTDVAAHEMTHGLTSVTGNMTYSGEPGGLNEATSDIMAAAVEFYANNAQDVGDYLVGEKIDINGDGTPLRYMDKPSKDGASKDAWYSGIGSIDVHYSSGPANHWYYLASEGSGAKVVNGVSYDSPTSDGLPVTAIGRDAASKIWFRALTTGLFKSNTNYAAARTATLQAAADLYGAGSTTYNNAANAWAAINVGPRIVSGVSVTPIANQNTQINTAVSLQVQATSTNPGALSYAATGLPAGLSINSSTGLISGTATTAGTSNVTVTVTDSQSKTGTASFTWTVGTGQQNVFENTADYQIKDNATVESPINVTRSGNAPSTLKVDVNIVHTYVGDLVVDLVAPDGSVYNLRNRSGGSADNIVQTFTVNASSEVASGTWKLRVRDAAYLDTGYINSWKLTF, via the coding sequence TTGAGGTCCACCCCCCAGAGGCGTGCCACCGCGGCGGGCGCGCTCGTTGCCGCGGCAGCCCTGCTCGCCGTAGGTATACAGACCGGAACCGCCACCGCCGACGCCACCGCGTCACAGGCACCCAAGGCCGCCCAGTCCAATCCGGGCGCGGCCAACCGCGTACTCAGCGCATCGGAGCGTGCGACGCTCCTCGCCGAGGCCAACTCGACCACCGCGCAGGCCGCCAAGGCGCTCGGCCTCGGCAGTGGCGAGAAGCTCATCGTCCGTGACGTCGTCCAGGATGCGGACGGCACCACGCACACCACGTACGAGCGGACCTACGACGGCCTGCCCGTCCTCGGTGGCGACCTGACCGTTCACGCCAAGAACGGCGTCACCAAGAGCGTGACGAAGGCCACCCACCACGAGATCAAGGTCGCGACCACCGAGGCCTCGGTCACCCCGGCCGCCGCCGAGAGCCAGGCCGTCTCCGCCGCCAACGCCGAGGGCTCCAAGGAGGCCAAGGCCTCCAAGAACGCCCGCAAGGTGATCTGGGCGGCCGAGGGCGCTCCGCGGCTCGCGTTCGAGACGGTCGTCGGCGGACTCCAGCACGACGGCACTCCGAACGAGCTGCACGTGGTGACCGACGCCAAGACCGGCGCCAAGATCACCGAGTGGCAGGCCGTCGAGACCGGCACCGGCAACACGATGTACAGCGGCCAGGTGACCCTGGGGACCACGCAGTCGGGCAGCAGCTGGAACCTGACCGACGCCGCGCGCGGCAACCACAAGACCTACAACCTCAACCGCGGATCCTCCGGCACCGGCACGCTCTTCTCCGGCCCGGACGATGTCTGGGGCAACGGCCTGCCGTCCAACATGGAGACGGCCGGCGGTGACGCCCACTACGGCGCCGCGGTCACGTGGGACTACTTCAAGAACGTGCACGGCCGCAACGGTCTGCGCAACGACGGCGTCGCCCCGTACAGCCGGGTCCACTACGGCAACAACTACGTGAACGCCTTCTGGCAGGACTCCTGCTTCTGCATGACGTACGGCGACGGCGAGGGCAACAGCAAGCCCCTCACCTCCACCGACGTGGCCGCGCACGAGATGACCCACGGTCTGACCTCGGTCACCGGCAACATGACCTACAGCGGTGAGCCCGGCGGTCTGAACGAGGCCACCTCCGACATCATGGCGGCCGCGGTCGAGTTCTACGCCAACAACGCCCAGGACGTCGGCGACTACCTGGTCGGCGAGAAGATCGACATCAACGGCGACGGCACCCCGCTGCGCTACATGGACAAGCCGAGCAAGGACGGCGCGTCCAAGGACGCCTGGTACTCGGGCATCGGCTCGATCGACGTGCACTACTCCTCGGGCCCGGCCAACCACTGGTACTACCTGGCCTCCGAGGGCTCCGGCGCCAAGGTCGTCAACGGCGTGAGCTACGACTCGCCGACCTCCGACGGCCTCCCGGTCACGGCGATCGGCCGCGACGCCGCCTCGAAGATCTGGTTCCGCGCGCTGACCACCGGCCTGTTCAAGTCGAACACCAACTACGCGGCCGCCCGTACGGCGACCCTGCAGGCGGCGGCCGACCTGTACGGCGCCGGCTCGACCACCTACAACAACGCGGCGAACGCCTGGGCGGCCATCAACGTCGGCCCGCGCATCGTCAGCGGCGTCTCGGTCACCCCGATCGCCAATCAGAACACGCAGATCAACACCGCCGTGAGCCTGCAGGTCCAGGCCACCAGCACCAACCCGGGTGCGCTGAGCTACGCGGCGACCGGCCTGCCGGCCGGCCTGTCGATCAACTCCTCGACCGGTCTGATCTCCGGTACGGCCACCACCGCGGGCACGTCCAACGTGACCGTCACCGTGACCGACTCGCAGAGCAAGACCGGCACGGCGTCCTTCACCTGGACCGTCGGCACCGGCCAGCAGAACGTCTTCGAGAACACGGCCGACTACCAGATCAAGGACAACGCCACGGTCGAGTCCCCGATCAACGTGACCCGCTCGGGCAACGCCCCGAGCACGCTGAAGGTGGACGTCAACATCGTCCACACCTACGTCGGTGACCTGGTCGTCGACCTGGTCGCCCCCGACGGCAGCGTGTACAACCTGCGCAACCGCAGCGGCGGCAGCGCGGACAACATCGTCCAGACCTTCACGGTGAACGCCTCCTCCGAGGTCGCGAGCGGCACCTGGAAGCTCCGCGTCAGGGACGCGGCCTACCTGGACACCGGCTACATCAACAGCTGGAAGCTCACCTTCTGA
- a CDS encoding DNRLRE domain-containing protein produces the protein MRRSRGLTAALVLSLAGAGTGIGLVLMPQASAITAPVAFTADELPTWQPDGIVWAMAQAEGTVFAGGTFSAVRPPEGVAGAEQEAVNFVALDAATGKPTSCKLAFTIGEGTATVRTLVVSKDKKTLYAGGYFGAVNGTPVSSVAAIDIASCTPKAAFHPGFPATVRGLAVTDDTLYAAGDFTTVEGQSRERFAAVDASSGALKPFKANADEPGRAIEVTPDGKNVLLGGDFFTVNNANSHALAVVDAASGAVKKTYTNIPSNSVVKDISTDDTGFYTGNEGSGGGVFDGRIGLRLSDFTEKWRDRCLGATQFVLPYEGVLYSSSHAHDCSTELEFPDGKRHFLLAQPTNHEGAAPAPVDGFVRGPGKLGWHPTANDGLGEGIGPRVMAVAEKNDVKYMWVGGEFTLINGKAQQALTRFASTGDVGAPTTPVASASSVKPGEVQVRWRTSYDADDSKLTYRIYRNGSATPAATVTAGSLEWERPQASWNDTTVKAGQSYTYRVTATDAAGNTSALSATASVSVPTSVQSYPNQVRTDGAELYWRYDDVVSPYAADSSVSGNRSGVQVNAPALKQSPGAVPGSNAMGFNGTSQKVHSDRRQSVGNTFTIETWFKTNTTRGGKLIGFGNNTTRNSGSHDRHIYMTNTGRLVFGVYNGSARTVSTGLFETYNDNKWHHVVGTQGPGGITLYVDGQNKGTLNATSNGTYAGYWHAGGDNLSGWPTRPTSNFFAGQLDETAVYPTALTQAQVKNHFDLAKAPTDTVSAVKTTEDTYINQGAPSTAYGTSTSLAVRGSGSLYETYMRFNLPAAPAGQVLKSASLQFKTTTQTGAGTADTVSVVPVTGAWTGAGTTFKTKPALGATPLGTIAGVPDGSAVHNVELDTAAVSAVLGSSYGLGLTSNGSDPLWLWSSEATAAEGTPQLVLTFGAK, from the coding sequence ATGCGTAGATCCAGAGGGCTGACTGCCGCCCTCGTACTGTCACTGGCCGGTGCGGGCACCGGTATAGGCCTGGTGTTGATGCCTCAGGCGTCCGCCATCACGGCACCGGTGGCATTCACCGCCGACGAACTGCCCACCTGGCAGCCCGACGGCATCGTCTGGGCGATGGCCCAGGCCGAAGGCACCGTCTTCGCGGGCGGCACCTTCTCCGCCGTCCGCCCGCCCGAGGGCGTGGCGGGTGCCGAGCAGGAAGCCGTGAACTTCGTCGCGCTCGACGCCGCGACGGGCAAGCCGACCTCCTGCAAGCTCGCCTTCACCATCGGCGAGGGCACCGCGACGGTGCGCACCCTGGTCGTCTCGAAGGACAAGAAGACCCTCTACGCGGGCGGCTACTTCGGCGCTGTCAACGGCACGCCGGTCTCCAGTGTCGCGGCGATCGACATCGCGAGCTGCACCCCCAAGGCCGCCTTCCACCCCGGCTTCCCCGCCACGGTGCGCGGACTCGCCGTCACGGACGACACCCTCTACGCGGCCGGCGACTTCACCACCGTCGAGGGCCAGAGCCGCGAGCGGTTCGCCGCCGTGGACGCGTCCTCGGGTGCGCTCAAGCCCTTCAAGGCCAACGCCGACGAGCCGGGCCGGGCGATCGAGGTCACCCCCGACGGCAAGAACGTGCTCCTCGGCGGCGACTTCTTCACGGTCAACAACGCCAACAGCCACGCGCTGGCCGTCGTCGACGCCGCGTCCGGCGCCGTGAAGAAGACCTACACCAACATCCCGTCGAACTCGGTCGTCAAGGACATCTCCACCGACGACACGGGCTTCTACACGGGCAACGAGGGCTCCGGCGGCGGCGTCTTCGACGGCCGCATCGGCCTGCGCCTGAGCGACTTCACCGAGAAGTGGCGTGACCGCTGCCTCGGCGCCACCCAGTTCGTCCTGCCGTACGAGGGCGTCCTCTACAGCTCCTCGCACGCGCACGACTGCTCCACCGAGCTGGAGTTCCCCGACGGCAAGCGGCACTTCCTGCTGGCCCAGCCGACCAACCACGAAGGCGCCGCCCCCGCGCCCGTGGACGGGTTCGTGCGCGGCCCGGGCAAGCTCGGCTGGCACCCCACGGCCAACGACGGCCTCGGCGAGGGCATCGGCCCGCGCGTGATGGCCGTGGCCGAGAAGAACGACGTCAAGTACATGTGGGTCGGCGGCGAGTTCACCCTCATCAACGGCAAGGCGCAGCAGGCCCTGACCCGCTTCGCCTCCACCGGCGACGTCGGCGCCCCGACCACCCCGGTGGCCAGCGCCTCCAGCGTCAAGCCGGGCGAGGTCCAGGTCCGCTGGCGTACGAGCTACGACGCGGACGACAGCAAGCTGACGTACCGCATCTACCGCAACGGCTCGGCCACCCCGGCCGCCACCGTCACCGCCGGCTCGCTGGAGTGGGAGCGCCCGCAGGCCTCCTGGAACGACACCACCGTCAAGGCCGGCCAGTCGTACACCTACCGGGTGACCGCGACCGACGCCGCCGGCAACACCAGCGCCCTGTCGGCGACCGCCTCGGTGAGCGTCCCGACCTCGGTCCAGTCCTACCCGAACCAGGTCCGTACCGACGGCGCCGAGCTGTACTGGCGCTACGACGACGTGGTCAGCCCGTACGCCGCCGACTCCTCGGTGTCCGGCAACCGCAGCGGTGTCCAGGTCAACGCCCCCGCCCTGAAGCAGTCCCCCGGCGCGGTCCCCGGCAGCAACGCCATGGGCTTCAACGGCACCAGCCAGAAGGTGCACAGCGACCGCCGCCAGTCGGTCGGCAACACCTTCACCATCGAGACGTGGTTCAAGACGAACACCACGCGCGGCGGCAAGCTCATCGGCTTCGGCAACAACACCACCCGCAACAGCGGTTCGCACGACCGCCACATCTACATGACCAACACCGGCCGTCTGGTGTTCGGCGTCTACAACGGCTCGGCCCGCACGGTCTCCACCGGCCTGTTCGAGACGTACAACGACAACAAGTGGCACCACGTGGTCGGCACCCAGGGTCCCGGCGGCATCACGCTGTACGTCGACGGCCAGAACAAGGGCACCCTGAACGCCACCAGCAACGGCACCTACGCGGGCTACTGGCACGCGGGCGGCGACAACCTCTCCGGCTGGCCGACCCGTCCGACGAGCAACTTCTTCGCGGGTCAGCTCGACGAGACCGCCGTGTACCCGACGGCGCTCACCCAGGCCCAGGTCAAGAACCACTTCGACCTGGCCAAGGCGCCCACCGACACGGTCTCCGCGGTGAAGACGACCGAGGACACCTACATCAACCAGGGCGCCCCGAGCACCGCCTACGGCACGTCCACCTCCCTCGCCGTGCGCGGCAGCGGATCGCTGTACGAGACGTACATGCGCTTCAACCTGCCGGCCGCCCCGGCCGGCCAGGTCCTGAAGTCCGCCTCGCTGCAGTTCAAGACCACCACGCAGACGGGCGCCGGCACCGCCGACACCGTCTCCGTGGTCCCGGTCACCGGCGCCTGGACCGGTGCGGGTACGACGTTCAAGACCAAGCCCGCTCTCGGCGCCACCCCGCTCGGCACCATCGCGGGCGTACCGGACGGCTCGGCCGTGCACAACGTCGAGCTGGACACCGCCGCGGTCAGCGCGGTGCTGGGCAGCAGCTACGGCCTGGGCCTGACGAGCAACGGCAGCGACCCGCTGTGGCTCTGGTCCTCCGAGGCCACCGCCGCGGAGGGCACTCCGCAGCTGGTCCTCACCTTCGGGGCGAAGTAG
- a CDS encoding DUF6458 family protein, with amino-acid sequence MGIGGCIGLIVVGAILTFASDWEMESVNLDLVGLIMMAVGGIGLAVYTSIYKRRRAAGAIPVVEEHRRDVI; translated from the coding sequence ATGGGCATCGGCGGATGCATAGGCCTGATCGTGGTGGGCGCCATCCTCACCTTCGCCAGCGACTGGGAGATGGAGAGCGTCAACCTCGACCTGGTCGGCCTGATCATGATGGCGGTGGGCGGGATCGGCCTCGCCGTCTACACCAGCATCTACAAGCGGCGCAGGGCGGCGGGCGCGATCCCCGTGGTGGAGGAACACCGCCGGGACGTCATCTGA
- a CDS encoding WcaF family extracellular polysaccharide biosynthesis acetyltransferase, which produces MRDLPSFTLAGYDKGRGLLTQALWFAVMNTLFTAWFCPARLRVALLRAFGAQIGEGVLIRHRVRVLWPWKLTVGDHAWIGEGVWVLNLEPVTIGSHVCLSQEAMLCTGSHDHRAADFRYRNAPITVEDGAWVAVRATVLAGVTVGRCAVAGAGAVVHKDLPELTLQTQDGRRRPVEEPK; this is translated from the coding sequence TTGCGTGATCTTCCGTCCTTCACGCTGGCCGGGTACGACAAGGGGCGCGGGCTGCTGACGCAGGCGCTCTGGTTCGCCGTGATGAACACGCTCTTCACGGCCTGGTTCTGTCCCGCCCGGCTGCGGGTGGCCCTGTTGCGGGCCTTCGGGGCGCAGATCGGCGAGGGGGTGCTGATCCGGCACCGGGTCCGCGTGCTGTGGCCGTGGAAGCTCACCGTCGGCGACCACGCCTGGATCGGCGAGGGCGTCTGGGTGCTGAACCTGGAGCCGGTGACGATCGGTTCGCACGTGTGCCTCTCGCAGGAGGCGATGCTGTGCACCGGCTCGCACGACCACCGGGCCGCCGACTTCCGCTACCGCAACGCCCCGATCACCGTCGAGGACGGCGCCTGGGTGGCGGTACGGGCGACCGTGCTGGCCGGGGTGACCGTCGGCCGGTGCGCCGTCGCCGGCGCGGGAGCCGTCGTGCACAAGGACCTGCCGGAACTGACCCTGCAGACGCAGGACGGGCGGCGCCGCCCGGTGGAGGAGCCCAAGTGA
- a CDS encoding GDP-L-fucose synthase family protein, which translates to MTSSLPLLPPNARVFVAGHRGLVGSAVARRLTADGHQVLTRGRADLDLRDAAATGAYLKDVRPDAVVLAAAKVGGIMANSTYPVQFLEENLQIQLSVIGGAHAAGVGRLLFLGSSCIYPKLAPQPIHEDALLTGPLEPTNEAYALAKIAGIVQVQSYRKQYGASYISAMPTNLYGPGDNFDLESSHVLPALIRRFHEAAAEGREEVTLWGSGTPRREFLHVDDLAAACAVLLNTYDGDEPVNIGCGEDLTIRELAETVAEVTGFRGRLAWDTSKPDGTPRKLLDVGRLTSLGWKPGIPLREGIASTYAWWREQS; encoded by the coding sequence ATGACAAGTTCGCTGCCGCTTCTGCCCCCGAACGCCCGTGTCTTCGTCGCGGGCCACCGCGGCCTCGTGGGGTCCGCGGTCGCCCGCCGGCTCACCGCCGACGGCCACCAGGTGCTCACCCGGGGCCGTGCCGACCTCGACCTGCGAGACGCCGCGGCCACCGGGGCGTACCTGAAGGACGTCCGTCCGGACGCCGTCGTGCTGGCCGCCGCCAAGGTCGGCGGCATCATGGCCAACAGCACGTACCCGGTGCAGTTCCTGGAGGAGAACCTGCAGATCCAGCTCAGCGTGATCGGCGGCGCCCACGCCGCCGGCGTGGGCCGGCTGCTGTTCCTCGGTTCGTCCTGCATCTACCCGAAGCTGGCGCCGCAGCCGATCCACGAGGACGCCCTGCTGACCGGCCCGCTGGAGCCGACCAACGAGGCCTACGCCCTCGCGAAGATCGCCGGCATCGTCCAGGTGCAGTCGTACCGCAAGCAGTACGGGGCCTCCTACATCTCGGCGATGCCGACGAACCTCTACGGGCCGGGGGACAACTTCGACCTGGAGTCCTCGCACGTCCTGCCCGCGCTCATCCGGCGCTTCCACGAGGCCGCCGCCGAGGGCCGCGAGGAGGTCACCCTGTGGGGATCCGGCACCCCGCGGCGGGAGTTCCTGCACGTGGACGACCTGGCCGCGGCCTGCGCGGTGTTGCTGAACACCTATGACGGCGACGAGCCGGTCAACATCGGCTGCGGCGAGGACCTGACGATCCGGGAGCTCGCGGAGACGGTCGCCGAAGTGACCGGCTTCCGGGGCCGGCTCGCCTGGGACACCTCCAAGCCCGACGGGACGCCGCGCAAGCTGCTGGACGTCGGCCGCCTGACCTCGCTCGGCTGGAAGCCCGGCATCCCGCTGCGGGAGGGCATCGCCTCCACGTACGCGTGGTGGCGCGAGCAGAGCTGA
- the gmd gene encoding GDP-mannose 4,6-dehydratase — MGKTALITGVTGQDGSYLAELLLSKGYTVHGLVRRSSSFNTERVDHIYQDPQTANRSFVLHHADLSDGVALVNLLRDIRPDEVYNLGAQSHVRVSFDAPLYTGDVTGLGALRLLEAIRASGVDTRIYQASSSEMFGSTPPPQNEQTPFHPRSPYGAAKVFAYWTTVNYREAYDMFAVNGILFNHESPRRGETFVTRKITRAVARIKAGLQDHLYLGNLDAVRDWGYAPEYVDAMWRMLQQDEPTDYVVATGVAATVREFVESSFSHAGLDWTEHVRYDAKYERPSEVDALIGDASKAHDLLGWKPSVLVEELAQIMVDADIRQVEDQLAGVTVRIDR, encoded by the coding sequence ATGGGCAAGACCGCACTGATCACCGGAGTCACCGGACAGGACGGCTCGTACCTCGCCGAGCTCCTGCTCTCCAAGGGCTACACGGTGCACGGTCTCGTGCGGCGGTCCTCCAGCTTCAACACTGAGCGGGTCGACCACATCTACCAGGACCCGCAGACCGCGAACCGCTCCTTCGTCCTGCACCACGCCGACCTCTCCGACGGCGTCGCGCTCGTGAACCTGCTCCGCGACATACGCCCCGACGAGGTCTACAACCTCGGCGCGCAGTCCCACGTCCGCGTCTCCTTCGACGCCCCCCTCTACACGGGTGACGTGACCGGCCTCGGCGCGCTGCGGCTGCTGGAGGCCATCCGGGCCAGCGGTGTCGACACCCGTATCTACCAGGCCTCGTCCTCCGAGATGTTCGGGTCCACCCCGCCGCCGCAGAACGAGCAGACCCCCTTCCACCCGCGCAGCCCGTACGGCGCGGCGAAGGTGTTCGCGTACTGGACCACGGTGAACTACCGCGAGGCGTACGACATGTTCGCCGTCAACGGGATCCTCTTCAACCACGAGTCCCCGCGCCGCGGCGAGACCTTCGTGACCCGCAAGATCACCCGCGCGGTCGCCCGCATCAAGGCCGGCCTGCAGGACCACCTCTACCTCGGCAACCTCGACGCGGTGCGCGACTGGGGCTACGCCCCCGAGTACGTCGACGCCATGTGGCGGATGCTGCAGCAGGACGAGCCCACCGACTACGTCGTCGCCACCGGTGTGGCCGCCACGGTCCGCGAGTTCGTCGAGTCGTCCTTCTCGCACGCCGGCCTCGACTGGACCGAGCACGTCCGCTACGACGCCAAGTACGAGCGCCCCAGCGAGGTCGACGCCCTCATCGGCGACGCCTCCAAGGCCCATGACCTGCTTGGCTGGAAGCCGTCCGTCCTGGTCGAGGAACTCGCCCAGATCATGGTGGACGCCGACATTCGCCAGGTGGAGGACCAACTGGCGGGCGTGACGGTCCGTATCGATCGCTGA
- a CDS encoding sugar transferase produces MRHVHFPAQRVARAAHESLVPARRLGDKAGWYRPAAIAADFLGAAVPVGLVFDAAQQVRPVYCALAAAVAWTGIQALRRRYATRALGESRGVLPVLHDWLILIGVLAVARVVTEEDTPRLSALGALLPALLITIACHKLTYRHLSAARREAQAVSRVLVIGEPDAAEDVIAHLAARTDHPYVVVGVVPVGTGPLASGVPVAARLGADAPEAPGVDSAAVLGAVLSHHADLVLVAPGVRITGERLRRIAWALHDARLELAVFPGLVEVSVKRLETLSAGGLAVLRVAPPVSRGVQTLLKSALDRVGAAVGLVLLSPLFLGLVLAIRLGSRGPAFYRQRRIGRDGVPFVMWKFRTMVVDADARKAELAGANENDGLMFKMRRDPRVTRVGRLLRRTSLDELPQLVNVLLGDMSLVGPRPPLPDEVARYDEVELRRLTVRPGMTGLWQISGRSDLSWDETIQLDLQYVDNWSFTSDVDVMGRTLRAVVDGRGAY; encoded by the coding sequence ATGAGGCATGTTCATTTTCCTGCGCAAAGAGTGGCCAGGGCGGCCCATGAGTCCCTGGTGCCCGCACGGCGCCTCGGGGACAAGGCCGGCTGGTACCGACCGGCCGCGATAGCCGCCGACTTCCTCGGCGCAGCCGTCCCCGTCGGACTCGTCTTCGACGCCGCCCAGCAGGTCCGGCCCGTCTACTGCGCGCTGGCCGCCGCCGTGGCGTGGACCGGCATACAGGCGTTGCGCCGCCGGTACGCCACCCGGGCCCTCGGAGAGTCCCGCGGAGTGCTGCCGGTCCTCCACGACTGGCTGATTCTGATCGGCGTCCTGGCCGTGGCGCGCGTGGTGACCGAGGAGGACACGCCCCGGCTGTCCGCCCTCGGAGCCCTGCTGCCCGCCCTGCTGATCACGATCGCCTGCCACAAGCTGACCTACCGTCACCTCTCGGCCGCCCGCCGCGAGGCCCAGGCCGTGAGCCGCGTACTCGTCATAGGGGAACCCGACGCGGCCGAGGACGTCATCGCGCACCTCGCCGCCCGCACCGACCACCCGTACGTGGTCGTCGGCGTCGTCCCCGTCGGCACGGGCCCGCTCGCCAGCGGCGTCCCCGTGGCCGCACGGCTCGGCGCCGACGCCCCCGAGGCCCCCGGCGTCGACTCCGCCGCCGTGCTCGGCGCGGTCCTCAGCCACCACGCCGACCTGGTGCTGGTGGCCCCCGGGGTACGGATCACGGGAGAGCGGCTGCGCCGCATCGCCTGGGCCCTGCACGACGCCCGTCTGGAACTCGCCGTCTTCCCGGGGCTGGTGGAGGTCTCCGTCAAGCGGCTGGAGACCCTGTCCGCCGGCGGACTCGCCGTCCTGCGCGTCGCGCCGCCGGTCAGCCGCGGTGTGCAGACGCTGCTCAAGTCGGCCCTGGACCGGGTGGGCGCCGCCGTCGGGCTGGTGCTGCTCTCCCCGCTCTTCCTCGGGCTCGTGCTCGCCATCCGCCTCGGCTCGCGCGGCCCCGCCTTCTACCGCCAGCGGCGCATCGGCCGCGACGGGGTCCCCTTCGTCATGTGGAAGTTCCGCACGATGGTGGTGGACGCCGACGCCCGCAAGGCCGAACTGGCCGGGGCCAACGAGAACGACGGCCTGATGTTCAAGATGCGGCGCGACCCCCGGGTCACCCGGGTGGGCCGGCTGCTGCGCCGCACCTCCCTGGACGAACTGCCGCAGCTGGTCAACGTACTGCTCGGCGACATGTCGCTGGTCGGCCCGCGTCCGCCGCTGCCGGACGAGGTGGCCCGGTACGACGAGGTCGAGCTGCGCCGGCTGACCGTGCGCCCCGGGATGACGGGACTGTGGCAGATCAGCGGCAGGTCGGACCTGTCCTGGGACGAAACGATCCAGCTGGATCTGCAGTACGTCGACAACTGGTCCTTCACCAGTGACGTCGACGTGATGGGCCGTACGCTCCGCGCCGTCGTCGACGGTCGCGGAGCCTACTGA
- a CDS encoding glycosyltransferase yields MRVLHAVTLHSPSHAFGGPVRVALNLSKGLRARGHEARLLALGEGFDEWPSSVEGVPAKLFPARRLLPLGFSGMTSPALLASAGRLVREADVVHVHLARDLVTLPVALAALRAGKPLVLQTHGMVDPSGRLLAKVLDAVAVRRLLRGADALLYLTPHEREGLDAVVGAPLANTVRLVNGTPAQEERPAPQGSPRILYSARLQARKRPVDFVDAAPAVLAEHPDAHFVVAGPDEGELGAVRARIGELGLTDRFTVPGALSSAQVLAELRRAHVYVLPSVDEPFPMSVLEALAVGVPSVVTHSNGLARDIAKAGAGLAVDPGPAGVAAAVLDLLDPEAGREASLAARKLAAGSFSMDAVLDTLLPVYEAALRG; encoded by the coding sequence ATGAGAGTCCTGCACGCCGTCACCCTGCACTCCCCCTCGCACGCCTTCGGCGGGCCGGTGCGGGTCGCGCTGAACCTGTCGAAGGGGCTGCGGGCCCGCGGCCACGAGGCGCGGCTGCTCGCCCTGGGCGAGGGCTTCGACGAGTGGCCGTCCTCCGTGGAGGGCGTACCGGCGAAGCTGTTCCCCGCCCGCCGGCTGCTGCCGCTCGGCTTCAGCGGGATGACCTCTCCGGCCCTGCTGGCCTCGGCGGGACGCCTGGTGCGCGAGGCCGACGTGGTGCACGTCCACCTGGCGCGTGACCTGGTGACCCTGCCCGTGGCGCTGGCGGCGCTGCGCGCGGGCAAGCCGCTGGTCCTCCAGACCCACGGCATGGTGGACCCGAGCGGGAGGCTCCTGGCGAAGGTGCTGGACGCGGTGGCGGTACGCCGGCTGCTGCGCGGCGCCGACGCTCTGCTGTATCTGACCCCGCACGAGCGGGAGGGCCTGGACGCCGTGGTCGGCGCACCGCTGGCGAACACGGTCCGGCTGGTCAACGGGACCCCGGCGCAGGAGGAGCGGCCCGCGCCGCAGGGGTCGCCGCGCATCCTGTACTCCGCGCGCCTGCAGGCCCGCAAGCGGCCGGTGGACTTCGTGGACGCGGCCCCGGCGGTGCTCGCGGAGCACCCGGACGCGCACTTCGTCGTCGCGGGCCCGGACGAGGGCGAACTGGGGGCCGTACGCGCCCGGATCGGGGAGCTGGGCCTGACGGACCGGTTCACGGTGCCCGGGGCGCTGTCCAGCGCGCAGGTGCTGGCGGAGCTGCGCCGGGCCCACGTCTACGTCCTGCCGTCCGTGGACGAGCCGTTCCCCATGTCCGTGCTGGAAGCCCTCGCCGTGGGCGTCCCGTCGGTGGTGACGCACTCCAACGGCCTGGCACGGGACATCGCGAAGGCCGGGGCCGGCCTCGCGGTCGACCCCGGTCCGGCGGGGGTCGCCGCGGCGGTCCTGGACCTGCTCGACCCGGAGGCGGGCCGCGAGGCCTCGCTCGCGGCGCGGAAGCTGGCCGCCGGCTCCTTCTCCATGGACGCCGTCCTCGACACGCTGCTGCCGGTGTACGAGGCCGCGCTGCGCGGGTGA